TCGAGCAGGGTTTAGTGGTCCCCGGCGAGGTGATGGTCGGGACCGATAGCCATCTGAACATTCTCGGGGCCATCGGTGCGTTTGGCCAGGGAATGGGCGACCAGGATATCACTTTCGCGTTCAAGACGGGGCGTACGTGGTTCGAAGTGCCGCCGACTATTCGCGTCAACCTCTACGGTACCTTCCAATATCCCACTACGGCAAAGGACTTGACGCTGTACATCGTGGGCAAGTTGGGGACAAAAGGAGCGCTGGGGAAGGCCGTGGAATTCTACGGTCCGGCAATCGACCAACTCTCTCTTGCCGGCCGCATCACCCTGGCAAGTATGGCCACCGAGATGGGCGCCATCGCGGCGTTTATGGTGCCCAGCGAGGAAGTGCTGTCCTATTGCCGGGCGCGCTCGGGGCGGGCGGTCAGTCCGGTGACCGCCGATTCAGATGCGGAGTACGTTCAGGTCATCGACATCGACGTGAGCGATTTGCGCCCACAGGTGGCCAGGCCGAACAGCCCTGCTGATGTCGTGCCGGCCAGCGACCTCAGAGACGTGCGCATCGACTCGGTCTTCATCGGCTCTTGCACGAACGGGCGGTATGAGGACTATGCGGTGGTGGCCAGCATCTTGCGTGGTCAGCGCGTGGCGGACGGCGTGATGCTCAAGATCGTCCCTGCCACCGCAGAGGTCTACGACCGGCTTTTGGACGACGGCCTCATCAAGATCTTTCGCGAGGCAGGGGCGGTGGTGAGCCACCCGGGCTGTGGCGGGTGCGCCTCTGGCCAGATCGGTATGGTGGGAGAACAGGAGGTGCAGATCAGCACCTCTAACAGGAACTTTCGCGGCAAGCAGGGCAAAGGCGACACCTACCTGGCCAGCCCGGCGACCGCGGCGGCCAGCGCCCTGCGGGGATTCATCACCTGCCCGACGACCGTGCCCCACACCCTCATCGATTTTCTGCCTGATGGGCGCTATCTGGGGCGCCGAAGCGAGGTGGTGCCCTCTCGTCCGCCCCGTGCCCCTCGGGCTGCGCGGGCAGAGGTTTTCTCGCCGACTCCGTCAACGCAACCTGGTGGCGCCGAGCTGATCGTGGGCCGGGTGTTCAAGATCGTGGACGAGAAGGGCCGCCTGATCGACGACATCGACACCGACATGATCTTTCACAACCGCTATCTGCACATCAAGGATGTGGCGCAGATGGGGCAGTACACATTCGACAATCTGCGTGGTTACGAGGATTTTGGCCGCAAGGCCACGCCCGAGGATATCGTCGTTGTGGGCAAGAACTTTGGCTGTGGCTCCTCCCGGCAACAGGCGGTGGATTGTTTTCGCAGCTTAGGGATCCGGCTCATCATCAGCGAATCCACGGGTGCTATTTACAAGCGCAATGCCATCAATTCTGGCTTGGGGCTGCTGGAATGCCCGGGCCTCAGCGACGCCGCTCTTAACCAAGGCGACG
This portion of the Calditrichota bacterium genome encodes:
- a CDS encoding 3-isopropylmalate dehydratase large subunit; amino-acid sequence: MGQTIVEKIISAHTAREARAGEIVWMDIDLRSARDFGGANVVKNLREHYRDNYVADPSRTVFTFDCNVPANTAGYADNQQICRLFAREQGIRVFDVNQGIGSHVVIEQGLVVPGEVMVGTDSHLNILGAIGAFGQGMGDQDITFAFKTGRTWFEVPPTIRVNLYGTFQYPTTAKDLTLYIVGKLGTKGALGKAVEFYGPAIDQLSLAGRITLASMATEMGAIAAFMVPSEEVLSYCRARSGRAVSPVTADSDAEYVQVIDIDVSDLRPQVARPNSPADVVPASDLRDVRIDSVFIGSCTNGRYEDYAVVASILRGQRVADGVMLKIVPATAEVYDRLLDDGLIKIFREAGAVVSHPGCGGCASGQIGMVGEQEVQISTSNRNFRGKQGKGDTYLASPATAAASALRGFITCPTTVPHTLIDFLPDGRYLGRRSEVVPSRPPRAPRAARAEVFSPTPSTQPGGAELIVGRVFKIVDEKGRLIDDIDTDMIFHNRYLHIKDVAQMGQYTFDNLRGYEDFGRKATPEDIVVVGKNFGCGSSRQQAVDCFRSLGIRLIISESTGAIYKRNAINSGLGLLECPGLSDAALNQGDEIEVDVASGRIVNRTNGATIKAVPFSPVQLEIYRAGNLFAYGTQLMGE